The Lycium ferocissimum isolate CSIRO_LF1 chromosome 8, AGI_CSIRO_Lferr_CH_V1, whole genome shotgun sequence DNA segment catttcatgatttaaacaagtactCTCAGGGTGGATAGCCAATATCATGAAAGTGCACAAATTGCGTTGTGGTGATAACTCTGTAACCACAAATATGAGTGGTGTGTTCATGATTTTAGTTCTTGAAGCTGCATGTGAAGGTGTTATTAGCTTTCGTTGTTTTGTTTTAGCGAATCGACTGACAGTATGTTTAAGTTTAGACCTTGGTGCTTCTTATTTTTTGAGTCGTCATTATGTTTAGAGTGAAATTGTTTTTCTAAGCAGCTACTGCCGCATTATTTGACTTGAGATGCTGCCTTTGAGACTAAGTGAATATGGATATCCAGTGATTGTCGATTACCCACTTGAAATGTGGAGGCAGTTTGTATTTTTCAGTAGCAATAAGactatgagcctgtttggatgggcttaaaaaaagtgaCTTTTATGTATAAAGTGTTTTTAGAActtttaagtgctgaaagttatttttataaataagcagttgagtatttggataaaagtgcttatGCTGAAAATAAGTTGTTGATGTGTTTAGTAAATAAGTGTTGTTCTGTTAAAATGACTGAAATATCCTTAAAGCTGTTAACACCATAATAAGTTGctttaaaagatttttaaacTCTAAAGTTGATTCAAATCAAAAgtaatttatgttttaaaatcaCTTCCACtataaaatgtttatttaagttaattttttataaatacatgTTACTTAAGGGGGGCATGAGCTAAAAGAGACATTTATTTTGGAATGAAGGGAGTAATATCTTCTTGATTTATTTCATTACTAGTGAAATTGCCCGCGCTTCGCATACGAAAAGACAATGATTTTACAAATTGAcacttttgagtttttttttttttttttttttttttagaaaagaagaaaataatttctcatGTAACCTGGATTAATCTTATATTTAtttgaatattttcttttctttttctctttgagTTATACATTTGACTTCAATAACCATTCAATCCAAGTCTAggaataataaaaaagaaaagtaaaatatgttAAGAAATATTTGGAGAAATGCATTGTCCGATGTTGGACTTCATTCCAACTTTTTCTCCCTTTATAATGTTTTATCCTTTATCTCCTATGTGTTCTTATAATgttttatccttttatctcctaTGCGTATCTCCTATGCGTTTTCATTActtattctttctcttactCCCTATTTTTTTTGCCTCACGTTTACgaaatctttatttttcgttGTAAAGACAAAGTAATAATATAGGAATTAACACTAACACTATAACTATAAGCTTGCAACAGGCATAAGATGTACTTAATAAAAGTGCTAATACAACCGAAAGCACTCCACTATAAATATAAGAAGTggaaaatattcatataatacaAGCATTAGAAATGTCACTAGCAATCATATCACGAAACCCCATCCAATAGACATCATTTTGTTCTCCTACATCTTCGACATCTACATTGTTAGCTCTTGAAGTTGTGCCAATATCATTAGAATCAACCGATGGAATATAGCTCTCATTCTCGGCTGTTTGGAATGCATCATCCACATTGCATTTCTTTCTAATATAATTGTGAATGGCCATAGTAGCAAGTACGATGTCCCTTTGTGTGTCAATGTGATAGTATGGCATGTCTCTCAAAATAGACCATCTTGCTTTCCAAACGCCAAATGTGCGCTCTACTACATTTCTACAAGAAGAATGTAAATAGTTAAATTTCTCAATGCGTCCTCTTGGCTCTCGCAATTGTCGAGTTGCACCGCGGCGAAATTCAGCTAGGTGATATCTTACATTATTTCCTTTGTACGGAGCCATGTATCCTTTCATGTGTGAATATCCTGCATCAACTAGATAATATTTGTTTCCGCGTGGATGTGGAAAGTTGAGCTCTTCTCTACGAAGGGCCTCAGCAAATATACGACTATCGTGAGCTGCTCCTTCCCACCCAGCCCATGCAAATGTAAAACACATATTAAAATCAACAACGGCGAGAATATTTTGAGTCGGATAACCTTTACGTCCAATATATGGTATCTCTTGACCTTGCGGTAATCTAGCTTTAACATGTGTGCCATCAATTGCTCCAATACAGTCCTACAAGAAGTGGATGTAAAATAAGAAACTTGGGATCCATTTTTTTCTCGTTGAATTCTAAGGGGCAAGAAACTATCATAAAGCTTTTGTTATATAAGGGTAGTAAAGATACAATGCGAAATAATAAATTATCATAAACGGGTTACTTACTTTAAAGAAAGGGAGATATCTTTGTTTACATGGCTTGTGAGCATCGCAACCATCATTATAATTTGGATGTGGTTGAATGATATCTCTTGCAAGCTTACAAACGGCCTTTAAAACACTATGAAAGTGTCTATGAACTGTCTCTCCGAATGTTGAAAGATATCTTGTATCATTCGATTTCCAACTCCATGTGCACAAGTCATCAAGAATATGCCTAACATTTCATGTATAGACATTCCACGAGTGGGTTTAAGCCCATATTTATCGCTTAGGTCATTGGATAGATCAATGAACACCGCCTTCTTCGATCGGAAATTTTCATAACAACGAGTCTCATTTCCTCGTAATATCTCTTGAATAAACTCATTTCCGAGCGCATTGATGTACGACAAGGTTCTTTGCATAGGTATTTTTCACAATACATCAAAATGTATTTACCTGTTATATGACATAAAGCCATCCACTCCTTCGCATCTTGCTCTCTCCGAATCTCTTCTAGTTCTTGATCTTCGTCatctaacaaatcacttaaatgaGGAGATACCACATTGCTAATATCCCAACTCTCCATTTAACTGAAATGGAAATGACTCAAGTTagtaaagaatgaaattttttccaacaacccaatttCAAGATTTTTAGAAACTCCATCGTTTCAATGCACTCATATCCATCGTTTCGCAAGCCCCGCGGAAGAAGAGGCGGCCGCCGCGCGCGGGAAGAAGCAACATTGCCGCATCTAATAGCGACGCCGCGGCATGATCATCTCAAATTACTATTCCATCAAAGaaaaacaaccacaacaatacatAAAGTTCCCACATTCATTAaagccaacacaacaacaataaccataaggtCTAAGGATACAACCACAACGTCAACACAACATTAACAATACATAAAGTTTACACGTAAAACCATAAGATTTAGGGATACAACCGCAATGTCTAAACAAGAAGCAATAAGTAAAGTTTACACGCACAACCATAATGTTCGAACattaaacaataaaaacatTTAACCATAGCAACgcaatcagcccattttctgaAGGTGTAACTGATAGTTATACTCCAACCAAGATTTCCGAGCTTATCGATGACGGGATCATCTACCGAAGGGGATGAAGCAGTGCTTTTACTAGACATAAACTCCACTAGAGAGTGTATATCCTCTCTCATTGATGCCGCACcattttgccttttttttttttttttttttacttgattGCTAGTTCCGATCATCAATTGAATCTCGTCTTTTAAGTGACGGCTTAGGAAACATAATAGAATCCACATTCGTATATCATCACTTTCATCATTCCCTTCATCACTAGGATTGATAAAGTGTTCTTTGTCATAGCCACCAATATTATTTGTTCCTTCTTCATCAAGATCTACTCGAATGCCAGACATTTGTTCTTGATTCGCTGCACGTGCTCTTTCTCCAGTAGCAACAATATCAGAAAACAACACATCATAGCAATACCATATTAGTGAAAGATCTATTTTCCTGAACTTATTCTATCGATCATCCTCctgtaacaaaaaaaaaccaaaactaCTTTAAACTAACCAAGAAATTTagcaatgaaagaaaaaaagaaagacataTAGAAAAATGTGAGAGATGTACCTTAATTTTTCGCTCCCACCAATCATCATCTGCCATAATTGTATTTTTCGTGGCATCCCATCCTAAACCTGTCTCCCCTCTCATCAACTTCTTAAAAAGAATCCAATCTTTTTTCATGTTATCCCAatgatttttcatttgttttttatCATAGTTTCTTCCTGTGGCTCTGTTGAATGCTTCAACAACATTATTCCATCCATCTCTATTTAAATGAGTGTGTGGTCTACGTCCTTGTCTAATCTCATTTTCACACAAATCTATAAATTTAATGTTGGCATCATCATCCCACTTAGCATTACTTCGTGCTTTACTAGTTTCCGGCATGATTGAATGTAAACAATCTgaagaaaggagaaataaaCGTTCATGAACTCTGCCACATCATAATGTTGGCAGCCCAATAACTAAACACACAGCCACAATTCCCTAGTCACAGCTTTTTGTACACATACCAAAATAGAGAGATAATAAAGCCGCAAAGAGCAAGagcaatgaaagaaaaaaaagaaagagtttgCAAGGCTTAGAATCATATCCGAGCTCCAAATGTGATGTTATGAGATATTTGGCAACCTAAACTGCATTCACGTTTATCTTTTGCTCACACGTGATATTTGGCATTTGCAACTCAACATACATTTCCTAAAATAACATTTCTAAGAGTGACGGCGTCCGAGCCAATATTAACCAGGTACCTCTTAAATTAACATTTATACTCTATGATTTAGTTATCTATAGGGATATGTTGAACATgataaatattacaaataatttAGTTGTCAAACCAAACATGGAATAACAGATGAAAGTCAttttactaatatatatatcgGATACGCATCAATATGAATGAAtagaaaaaaatgacaaaaacaacGGAACCCTAAATCTCTCTTCAGAATAGGTTTCTCAACCTTGCACCAAAaagtagtaataataacaatacacatGAAGACATCAAACTTACACATAAGACCAAAAATGGAGAAGTTATAGAAATTTCCGAAGATGATAATTTGCTATAGCATATGGAATCATGTATTGATCCTCCTAAGTTGCTGAACAAAgaaaatcatcaaattcatgcaTGACCCTATGCCTTTGCGGCATTCGAAATTCTGTAGCCAATATCACGTAgacttgttttgaaaataaagccaGCTGAATTACATTGTAAACTGCCTAAGCTGAGTTGGAACGCATAAAACGTAACTTGTGTCAACTTCTGAAAAGTCCAATCCTACATTCCTGTCTATCTCTAAGAACTACCACATCGCAAGCGAGATAAGTACATCTCTGTTGAAGGATGGTTCATGGTAAACACAACAGAGAGTTCCTACCATAATAATTTTAACATATTTTAGCACATAactttaaatttgaatttacGATTACATTTATGTTTTAGTTTCCATCTAGCTGACACAACTCACTTATTGGTAATTTACCTTAAATTCAGTCCCACTCTATTTGCATCAAGAGGTGTTGTTTCCTTTGAAGTACTCTAATTAGAGAACCATGTTCTACAACATCTAGTAAATACAGCAATAGCTCGTCTATTATCCATCTTTAGAGAAGAAAACTCAATTTTGACAGGATTTATGCTGGATGATCTGCTACTTGCTAAACCAATGCAATGCAAAAAGTGAACTTTCTGCGACTAATATGAAAAGAATTCAAATTTACGGTAGTCATGTGAGATATGGCAGCAATGTACTGctattaattattaaattaagagGGAATGCTACACTGGTACTAGGTCCACGGTGTTAGGTAGTTGAAATTCAACTTTGTTTAAACATGATGTGCTAtaagtctttctttctattttgaTAAAGTAGAGTTTCATACCGTGCATTGTTCTTCATCCTTTACAACCGTGATAAGCTCATTTTTATCGGACATAATCACTCCTCCATTTCCTTCTAATTTTCTTCCCTTCCTCTTCATTCAAATAGACTAACCCTAAAGAGGAGGGATCAAAGAGGGAAAACATAAAGGAGGATTTTAAGAATTTAATCTACTCAACTATGAGAATCAAActgattaatatttaattatattctgGAAGACACTGAATCACATAGGCAATCTAATGCATCAAAATCAGAGACCATAGGTTAAATTAAAGGGCAAAAGCTTGAAAAATAAACTAAGGTTTTGCTCTACTCACTTATTTCCTTTGATTTTGAACCATGCCTCAAATGACAATATGTGTAACCCAAATCATCTTTACAGGAACATCCTAATTCAATGGCAACACTAGATTCAGGAGTATCAGAACTCAACAAACTCAAATGACAAATCCTACAATCTCTTTCAATTTCTCAACATGCAACTTTGTTTCACCATTACCATTTTCTAAGTCTAACGATCTATCGACTCGGCCCACATGAAACTCTTTAGACTCCACCATAGCTTCACCAATCTCGTACTCGTAGCACAAGCAAAACTATAATACAATATTGAATCACCTTCGACAACAATTTCAATCCGTAATATCCACGATAataaaacaattatttcaaaagcGCATTAACGAAGGTCGATTTCAAACAAAATTGTTCAAGCAATGCTACACACgaagcaaataaaaaatgaaaggtCTCACTGATTACACTGAAAAATTGGAATCTAAAATCGCACAAGACCTTTATCGACAATATCTAAGCAACGAAGAAGCAATTTCTTCGAAACCAATGAACCTAGATACGAAATGAAAACACAAAATCAAAGATTTACAACGAGCTTATCATCACCGATTCTACCGAGAGTTTCAACAGAAAAAAACACAAGTATGCAGAAAAAATCCACATGCAAGATGAAATAAAGCTAAATTACAATTAGAGCAAAATCAAAGAATAAGGAAGAAGAATACCTTAGATCAgtagaaacttgaagaactcaaGCGATTTTCAACATTGATTTTAGATTTACAACCTTACAATTTTTAAGAACTCAGCGATTTGGGGaaattttagagagagaaagagagtgagTGTGGGAGTGAAGAAAGTTCTGTGTTTGGaggctttgttgttgtagaaGATGATGAACAGAGATCGTGGAGGCTGCGTTGTTGTAGAAGATGATGAACAGAATCGTGGAGGCTGCGTAAGAAATGAGAACAGATCGTGAATTTTAGGGCTTTAGCTAAAAGGGTATTTTgggaattaaaataaaatataaaggaTATAAAAGTAATTTTCATGGTCAACGAAAATGGCTTtaagccctccaaaaaaaaaaagttaggattcccaacttttcatttttgggTGACTTTAAGCACTTTATGGCTTAAATTTAGCATTTTAAGTTGGTAGCCAAACACTACAATAAGCTAAAAAgggcttataagttggtttgaccaacttataagcccatccaaacgggctctatataTGCTGGTACTTATttgcaaaacaaaaaagatgacCGGGTATAATGGCTtctgataaaaaaaattgttgtaccTTAATTGTAATTTGTTTAATAAAAATACAGGTGAATAAGATAATCATAGTTTTCTTATGATTAAGGCTCGTGGTTATAAAAATATTGAAGTGCCACCAGGTAATTTTAAAGAGAAAGGTCCATAGACAAAAATGCAACTAAAAGATTAACtcaagaagaaattgaaagatagagtgtaatcaattcaaaaatatTGAAAGAGGGATTTTCACCCTCTTTTAGAAATCAATTACCAATTGAATATGTATTCTGTGAATTCGTAAGTAcaccctccgtcccaaaataagtacCACCTTAGAAAAAATCACGTCCACTAATAAGAAATCAATACGTACAATGTGGAGTTTACTAAACTACCatatttattagatttttttttattattatttttagaaTTGAGCAATATTAAAGAGATTTACTTTTTTATTGCTAAGGGCATAGTAATTGGAAACACTTGTCAATTGTCTTGAATTcagacacttattttgggacaaatTTATTTTGCTAATTATATGACAtttattttgagacggagggagtagtgaTTTATTAGTATTGTCCGTACCCAAGGGGACTGAATCCAAGACTTCTGATTAATCAAGGATGAAAGAGTACTTGCCGCTTCACCACAACCCTTGTTGGTTAGTACTAGAATTATTACAGACACTACTGTCATTGAGAAAATACAAAAGCTACACATTAACCACCTAGGCCAGCTTCTTTTAAGTCACAATTTCTAAGCTACTTATTTTGAGGGTCTGTTTTATTGACCTTAAATGATTATAAGATCCAGAACTTAAAATTGGCTGATCAATCTTTtctactgtttttttttttttttttaaatttgtctAGACGAATGGCAGCAACAAGATCACTGTTTAATTCTGTATAGAGACTTGTAACAAAGGCCAATTAATTGAGAGAGACATCGTCATATTAGATGTTGGATTTGAAAAGGACATTAATACATGAACACAAATTAAAATCCAAAAATACATTATTGCTTTGAATGCTAGAAAACGGTAAGGACTTGGCCAAGAAAGCAGTTAGTAATGAAAATAAACTGATAAATTTTGGGACTAAACAAACGATGGTCAAAAAACAGACAACAGAAAATAACATGACAGCCATATAGCTACGACAGTAGACAACACGTGCAATATTTTGAGGTCAACGTAACATAAAGTAAGATCAACAAAATCAAAGTACATACTATAAACTTGAATTGTTGTTTTATATACAAAAGGGCTGCACTTAGATTATCTTGTTCACAAGTTGCCTAACCTCAACTAATACTATAACCTTTCGAGAGGATTAAGCCCAACGTAGTTCCTTTACATAACTAATCAATTGTTTTGTCTTTCATTCTAGATTGTTCTTTCTAGTGTCACTACTTCACTACATATACACTAAATCTGTAGAATTAGGATCAAACGGCGTAGTTATATTTGAGAAGATTTCATCGAACCGTTTCTTCAACTTGAATATATTCATCGTCTTCAATTTGAATATATTCACGTTATAACTTGATTCCGCCACAATGAACTGGAAAGATCAGGCAAACAGTACTAGGCCAACGAGATTGATATAATTGGCCATCATATTCAGGCGTGCAATAACTAATAATTAGCACTCCAATTCCTGAGACATTATATTCAGATAGAGCCGATTATTATCAAGAATTCTCTTTTGGTGTTCATATCATCATCGAATTCCACCGTCCTCTTAATGCTCTCAATAGCAATCTACGaatcttctctttctctttggcGCTGCTTCATTAACTTTCCCTTCTCCAATTCCCGAAACTATTTTTCCCAGTCATCttgtttcttcttcatctgttgTTCATCGAAATCTTTGCCAAGAACTTCTTGTTCCGCTTTGATAATTACATTAGAAAAACGTTTCTTCAACATCGCAACTCGAAGCAGTTTGTTATCTTTTTTCCAACACCGTAACATCAAAATCATAGGAACTATCCGAAACTTGAGAGAAGTTCCTCTTCCTACTGCAATAAACCATCTTCTTGGTGGTCCGGGTGACGGCAACGTTTGATTGAGAACAAAGTATCATATTAACTAGAAGTAATTAAATCCTAAGAGATTAGTAGTAAGAATGTAAGTGAAGTCAATATAGAAAATTACACTAAGTAATATATAGGCAAGATTAAGCTTTCCTGTTCCTATCGGAAAAAGAGTTCTAAAACGTGTCTTTTCTAAATTCCGTTCCCATATTAAAAAGGAGCTCAAAAACGTGTGTATCCTAATTTACTGCCGTAAGTTAATTGTACCGTTGGCTTCTTGATGGAGGTAGTAGCATTGTAGTAATATGTGCTATACCATTTGACCCCATTTTAACGGATATTTCTTGTTAAGTTATTTCTTCTAGTTCAAGTAATTTCACAACTGATCTTTATTTTACTTTACATTGTtgtttgtgatatgattgtCATTCAAATATGTTACTCTCTATTCGTGTCTTTTTTAAGTATTTTGCTGGagttaggggtgtacatggactggattggttcggattttttaaataccaaaccaaactaattgtgtcggatttttaaatttatacaccaaagcAAATCAATAATTCagatttttcaacctcgggttttctcgagttattcggttttctcgggtttcTCGGGTTTCTCGGGTTTTTTTGGGAAtcgtcttcatacaaaacatatacacttttacatcaattatttttttagtcctagtaagatacaagtatataattaaggtgtttctgaagaaaataacacaaaatgtgatcTTAGtgacaatattatattaaaatattcaacaaaagagaTAATAAAAccgattaaaataaatattgctaattaataagccatataGAAAATAACCATAATCTAGAAATACTAATTCATACTAAAATAAGTACGGttggctaataagtattaattacaggacaaagaaaaaaaaattatatataaaatatacgtattttcactctctaaatcaattatgcaaagttaaagaatagagatccaacattattgtcattcttaatggtagaattgaatttcttttgttagcattagtattgagttggtttttgtttggtctttatttgagttactaagaTCCATGGGATAAAACATGTATTGACAAtcaaaattctaatttcaagcttgaaataatatgataatagacaaaaaattatgaaaaaatttaagaaatatttataaattacattacaaat contains these protein-coding regions:
- the LOC132067348 gene encoding uncharacterized protein LOC132067348 codes for the protein MMVAMLTSHDCIGAIDGTHVKARLPQGQEIPYIGRKGYPTQNILAVVDFNMCFTFAWAGWEGAAHDSRIFAEALRREELNFPHPRGNKYYLVDAGYSHMKGYMAPYKGNNKCSRAHIWRLESKMVYFERHAILSH